A single genomic interval of Halorubrum aethiopicum harbors:
- a CDS encoding NAD(+)/NADH kinase, producing MEVGIVARKGNPEAASVAAGIRDAVRDAGEAVWIDEETASDLDVEGRPVGALDDCDLAVAVGGDGTFLFVARNAGDTPILGVNLGEVGFLNAVPPAAAQEAVLTAVEGFRDGSMAVREVPRLAARADGWESVPAANEIVVQGGRRGPGGGVDYELRVDGSPYASGHADGVLVATPTGSTAYNLSERGPLVHPDVAGLIVNEMAPEEGMAPLVVDVDATVTVSVSDPDGAVVVSDGRNARELDEPVEVTIERTSPPMRIAGPESDFFEALKKLS from the coding sequence ATGGAAGTCGGGATCGTGGCGCGGAAGGGAAACCCGGAGGCCGCGTCGGTCGCCGCCGGGATACGCGACGCCGTTCGCGACGCCGGGGAGGCGGTCTGGATCGACGAGGAGACCGCGAGCGACCTCGACGTCGAGGGACGACCCGTCGGCGCGCTCGACGACTGCGACCTGGCGGTCGCGGTCGGCGGCGACGGGACGTTCCTGTTCGTCGCGCGCAACGCCGGCGACACGCCGATACTCGGAGTAAACCTCGGGGAGGTCGGGTTCCTCAACGCCGTCCCGCCGGCAGCCGCCCAGGAGGCGGTGCTCACGGCGGTCGAGGGGTTCCGCGACGGCTCGATGGCCGTCCGGGAGGTCCCCCGACTCGCCGCGCGCGCGGACGGCTGGGAGTCGGTCCCCGCGGCCAACGAGATCGTCGTTCAGGGCGGGCGGCGCGGTCCCGGCGGCGGCGTCGACTACGAACTGCGCGTGGACGGCTCGCCGTACGCGAGCGGCCACGCCGACGGCGTCCTCGTGGCGACGCCGACCGGCTCCACCGCGTACAACCTCTCCGAGCGGGGACCGCTCGTCCACCCCGACGTCGCCGGCCTGATCGTCAACGAGATGGCCCCCGAGGAGGGGATGGCCCCGCTCGTGGTCGACGTCGACGCGACGGTCACGGTGTCGGTGTCGGATCCCGACGGGGCGGTGGTCGTCAGCGACGGGCGGAACGCGCGGGAGCTCGACGAACCGGTCGAGGTGACGATCGAGCGGACCTCGCCGCCGATGCGGATCGCGGGCCCGGAGTCCGACTTCTTCGAGGCGCTGAAGAAGCTGTCCTGA
- a CDS encoding Rrf2 family transcriptional regulator produces MSTIQLSSSQKRILTSLVNLVDDEDGVVCGREIAEDIDRNPGTVRNRMRSLRSLQLVEGVPGPDGGYTPTQRAYETLDLDRMEEAEPVPVVHDGSPVDGVTVREIELSSVNNPELCRAEVVLSGSARPFERGDRVTVGPTPASGLRVSGIVDAADVDGDTLMVRVESMETVADPTEATAGSMGGRSASD; encoded by the coding sequence ATGTCAACAATACAGTTGAGTTCGAGTCAGAAACGGATCCTCACGTCGCTCGTGAACCTCGTCGACGACGAGGACGGCGTCGTCTGCGGGCGGGAGATCGCCGAGGACATCGACCGGAACCCCGGGACCGTTCGCAACCGGATGCGGAGCCTCCGCTCGCTCCAGTTGGTCGAGGGCGTCCCCGGCCCGGACGGCGGATACACGCCCACTCAGAGGGCCTACGAGACGCTCGATCTGGACCGGATGGAGGAGGCCGAGCCGGTGCCCGTCGTTCACGACGGGTCGCCGGTCGACGGGGTCACCGTCCGCGAGATCGAGCTCTCGAGCGTCAACAACCCCGAACTCTGCCGCGCGGAGGTCGTGTTGTCCGGGTCCGCCCGGCCCTTCGAGCGCGGCGACCGGGTGACCGTGGGGCCGACGCCGGCCTCGGGGCTCCGCGTCTCCGGAATCGTCGACGCCGCCGACGTCGACGGCGACACCCTCATGGTACGAGTCGAGTCGATGGAGACGGTCGCCGACCCGACCGAGGCGACCGCGGGTTCGATGGGCGGGCGGTCGGCGAGCGACTAG
- a CDS encoding KaiC domain-containing protein, which translates to MSDEEDWFERALRELDEESDRDGDEEDGGEGDADERDRDGERDADEGDTARNKDEEPTSGVEDGLDLDDGTTGDDETTGDDGGIGRGGAPSGGDPAPESDAETADEADPEAEEDPFGGGSGGDGDRDATADRDPFGGGGDESDEGSFGDDDPFGGGGGSGGGSFGEGDPFGSGSGGGGGGESFGAGDPFGSGGGSFGEGDPFGGGGESGAADGPIGFDEADAEEFESDIDRTDVGIDGLDEMILGGVPSRSLLTVIGGAGTGKTTFSLQFLNEALESDERGVYITLEQSRESIVATAEEKGWPFREYVEEGQLAVVSLDPIEMANSLASIRNDLTRLIAEFGADRLVLDSVSLLEMMYDHPAKRRSEVFGFTRLLKEAGVTTLLTSEASEETPYASRYGLVEYLTDGVFVLQYVRGSDFRETRLAVEIQKIRDANHSRETKPYEITDSGISVYRQANIF; encoded by the coding sequence ATGAGCGACGAGGAGGACTGGTTCGAACGCGCGCTGCGGGAACTCGACGAGGAGAGCGACCGCGATGGCGACGAGGAGGATGGCGGCGAAGGGGACGCCGACGAGCGCGATCGCGACGGCGAGAGGGACGCGGACGAAGGGGACACGGCCCGGAACAAGGACGAGGAGCCGACCTCCGGAGTCGAAGACGGCCTCGACCTCGACGACGGGACGACCGGAGACGACGAGACGACCGGAGACGACGGCGGAATCGGGCGCGGCGGCGCTCCGAGCGGCGGCGATCCAGCGCCCGAGTCGGACGCCGAGACGGCGGACGAGGCCGACCCCGAGGCCGAGGAGGATCCCTTCGGTGGCGGTAGCGGCGGGGACGGTGACAGGGACGCCACCGCCGACCGTGACCCGTTCGGCGGGGGTGGCGACGAGAGCGACGAGGGATCCTTCGGCGACGACGACCCCTTCGGTGGCGGCGGCGGTAGCGGCGGCGGATCCTTCGGCGAGGGGGATCCGTTCGGCAGCGGTAGCGGCGGTGGCGGCGGTGGCGAGTCCTTCGGCGCTGGCGATCCCTTCGGCAGCGGCGGCGGCTCCTTCGGCGAGGGGGACCCGTTCGGCGGCGGCGGCGAGAGCGGTGCTGCGGACGGACCGATCGGCTTCGACGAGGCGGACGCCGAGGAGTTCGAGTCGGACATCGATCGGACGGACGTCGGGATCGACGGCCTCGACGAGATGATCCTCGGCGGGGTTCCGAGCCGGTCGCTCCTGACGGTCATCGGCGGCGCCGGGACCGGGAAGACCACGTTCTCGTTACAGTTCCTCAACGAGGCGCTCGAGTCCGACGAGCGGGGGGTGTACATCACGCTCGAACAGAGCCGGGAGTCGATCGTCGCGACCGCCGAGGAGAAGGGGTGGCCGTTCCGGGAGTACGTCGAGGAGGGGCAACTCGCGGTCGTCTCGCTCGACCCCATCGAGATGGCGAACTCGCTCGCGTCGATCCGCAACGACCTCACGCGGCTCATCGCGGAGTTCGGCGCCGATCGACTGGTGCTCGACTCCGTCTCGCTGCTCGAGATGATGTACGACCACCCCGCCAAGCGGCGCTCGGAGGTGTTCGGGTTCACCCGCCTGCTGAAGGAGGCGGGCGTGACGACGCTTCTCACCTCCGAGGCGAGCGAGGAGACGCCGTACGCCTCGCGGTACGGCCTCGTCGAGTACCTGACGGACGGGGTGTTCGTCCTCCAGTACGTCCGCGGCTCCGACTTCCGAGAGACGCGTCTCGCCGTCGAGATCCAGAAGATCCGCGACGCCAACCACTCCCGCGAGACGAAACCCTACGAGATCACGGACAGCGGGATCTCCGTCTACCGGCAGGCGAACATCTTCTGA
- a CDS encoding M28 family metallopeptidase yields MDDAASTDPDAVERVRDRHADLAPALARTWASEEPWRFLTDLTAIGSRMAGSDGERRAAELVADAFERAGLREVRTDPFELTAWERGGADLRVTVPGRDGTERTREFEALALPYSPAETVEGELVDVGYGTPDEIDDADVTGRIAVASTTTPSESRFVHRMETFGHALAAGAVGFVFVNHLEGQLPPTGSLTFGEPASAPAVGVSAETGGWLREYAANAEGPVASVELGVEASFRPAESRNVFGRAGPDTDERLLLLAHYDGHDIAEAALDNGCGIATVVTAAGVLAEADLPIGVDVVAVGCEEVGLLGAERLAETTDLDAIRAVINVDGAGRFRDLRALTHTSEAARSVAAAVSTATRQPIEVKPEPHPFSDQWPFVRRGVPALQLHSDSGERGRGWGHTHADTRDKVDDRNLREHGMLTALLVAEFAAEGRDPERLEADALVDAFRETDFETGMRAADLWPAAWE; encoded by the coding sequence ATGGACGACGCAGCCTCCACCGACCCGGACGCGGTCGAGCGGGTGAGAGACCGGCATGCCGACCTCGCGCCCGCGCTCGCTCGAACCTGGGCATCCGAGGAGCCGTGGCGGTTCCTCACCGACCTCACCGCGATCGGGAGCCGAATGGCCGGAAGCGACGGGGAGCGGCGGGCGGCCGAGCTCGTCGCCGACGCCTTCGAGCGCGCCGGCCTCCGCGAGGTCCGGACCGACCCGTTCGAACTGACCGCGTGGGAGCGCGGCGGGGCCGACCTCCGGGTCACGGTTCCCGGCCGGGACGGCACCGAGCGGACCCGCGAGTTCGAGGCGCTCGCGCTCCCGTACTCGCCGGCGGAGACGGTCGAGGGCGAGCTCGTCGACGTGGGGTACGGCACCCCCGACGAGATCGACGACGCCGACGTGACGGGCCGGATCGCGGTCGCGTCGACGACGACGCCCTCGGAGTCCCGGTTCGTCCACCGCATGGAGACGTTCGGGCACGCGCTCGCCGCGGGCGCGGTCGGGTTCGTCTTCGTCAACCACCTCGAGGGGCAACTCCCTCCGACCGGATCGCTCACGTTCGGCGAGCCGGCGTCGGCCCCGGCGGTCGGCGTCTCCGCGGAGACCGGCGGCTGGCTCCGCGAGTACGCCGCGAACGCCGAGGGCCCGGTCGCGAGCGTCGAACTCGGCGTCGAGGCGTCGTTCCGGCCCGCGGAGTCGCGGAACGTGTTCGGGCGGGCCGGCCCCGACACCGACGAGCGGCTCCTCCTCCTCGCTCACTACGACGGCCACGACATCGCGGAGGCGGCGCTCGACAACGGCTGCGGGATCGCCACGGTCGTGACCGCCGCGGGAGTGCTGGCGGAGGCCGACCTCCCGATCGGCGTCGACGTCGTCGCGGTCGGCTGCGAGGAGGTCGGGCTGCTCGGCGCGGAGCGGCTGGCGGAGACGACCGACCTCGACGCGATCCGCGCCGTGATAAACGTCGACGGCGCGGGGCGGTTCCGCGACCTGCGGGCGCTGACGCACACCTCCGAGGCGGCCCGGTCGGTCGCGGCGGCGGTATCGACCGCGACCCGCCAGCCGATCGAGGTGAAGCCGGAGCCGCACCCGTTCTCCGACCAGTGGCCGTTCGTTCGGCGGGGCGTGCCCGCGCTCCAGCTCCACAGCGACTCCGGCGAGCGCGGCCGGGGCTGGGGGCACACCCACGCGGACACGCGCGACAAGGTCGACGACCGAAACCTCCGGGAACACGGGATGTTGACGGCGCTGCTCGTCGCCGAGTTCGCGGCCGAAGGCCGGGATCCGGAGCGGCTCGAGGCGGACGCGCTCGTCGACGCGTTCCGCGAGACCGACTTCGAGACGGGGATGCGCGCGGCCGATCTCTGGCCGGCGGCGTGGGAGTGA
- a CDS encoding NAD+ synthase, with the protein MDTSTRSDPGTEPADDGDGPYASTRVGTGHDSESSGHDPDPGREGGKADSASVDTVDAADATDATDAAAPVDVTDPETELERSVSFVRETVSSAGADGVVINMSGGLDSTVAAAIAVEALGSDRVYGLILPCNKIGAHHARDAEGLAEALGIDHDTVHLQPLLAQFGSVAPDRFGLHDEPTLVGNAIARLRMTLAYLAANATGRLVCGTTNRSERLLGYLTKHGDGAADLLPIGHLYKTEVRALAETLEVPGFVLEKPPTAGLLAGQRDADDLGADYDAVDPALRLAIDEGLSADEVASRLGLDRGTIDDLLERHRATEHKRTTPPMPDRPGSE; encoded by the coding sequence ATGGACACCTCCACACGCAGCGACCCGGGGACGGAACCGGCGGACGACGGCGACGGACCGTACGCGTCCACCCGAGTCGGGACCGGTCACGACTCGGAGTCGTCCGGTCACGATCCGGATCCCGGTCGGGAGGGCGGGAAGGCCGACTCCGCGTCCGTCGATACAGTCGACGCGGCCGACGCGACCGACGCGACCGACGCCGCCGCTCCCGTTGATGTCACCGACCCGGAGACGGAGCTGGAACGGTCCGTCTCGTTCGTACGCGAGACGGTGTCGTCGGCGGGGGCCGACGGCGTCGTGATCAACATGAGCGGCGGCCTCGACTCGACGGTGGCCGCCGCGATCGCGGTCGAGGCACTCGGCTCCGACCGCGTCTACGGGCTGATCCTCCCGTGTAACAAGATCGGCGCTCACCACGCGCGGGACGCCGAGGGGCTCGCGGAGGCGCTGGGGATCGACCACGACACGGTCCACCTCCAGCCGCTCCTCGCGCAGTTCGGGAGCGTCGCGCCCGATCGGTTCGGCCTCCACGACGAACCGACGCTCGTCGGGAACGCGATCGCGCGCCTGCGCATGACGCTGGCGTACCTCGCCGCCAACGCGACCGGCCGACTCGTCTGCGGGACGACCAACCGGAGCGAGCGCCTGCTCGGCTACCTGACGAAACACGGCGACGGGGCGGCGGACCTCCTCCCGATCGGACACCTCTACAAGACCGAGGTCCGGGCGCTCGCCGAGACGCTCGAGGTCCCGGGGTTCGTCCTCGAGAAGCCGCCGACCGCCGGGCTGCTCGCGGGGCAGCGCGATGCCGACGACCTCGGAGCCGACTACGACGCCGTCGATCCCGCGCTGCGGCTCGCGATAGACGAGGGACTGTCGGCCGACGAGGTCGCCTCGCGGCTCGGTCTCGACCGCGGGACGATCGACGACCTGCTCGAGCGCCACCGGGCGACCGAACACAAGCGGACCACGCCGCCGATGCCGGACCGCCCCGGATCGGAGTGA
- a CDS encoding TVP38/TMEM64 family protein, producing the protein MNRRHVLGGAVVALAVLLAWAASPAAALATLEWLAADPIRFGVALVALAAVRPLLAWPTTLLAVVAGFGYGWAGVPVGVVLLTATAVPPYWLARAGRARLTSDSRAVERVSAAGSRLVADAGGLRAVAGCRFLPVPADAVSVTAGVSGVAPRPFLAGTAVGEFPWVVAGVAVGVSADRLASDELSVADPALFVALALAGALLLARPLYRAWRDDRATADDVPRT; encoded by the coding sequence GTGAACCGTCGCCACGTTCTCGGGGGCGCGGTCGTCGCGCTCGCGGTCCTCCTCGCGTGGGCCGCGTCGCCGGCGGCCGCGCTCGCGACCCTCGAGTGGCTCGCCGCCGACCCGATTCGGTTCGGAGTCGCGCTCGTCGCGCTGGCGGCGGTCCGGCCGCTCCTAGCGTGGCCGACGACGCTGCTCGCGGTCGTCGCCGGCTTCGGCTACGGCTGGGCCGGCGTCCCGGTCGGCGTCGTTCTCCTCACGGCGACGGCGGTCCCGCCCTACTGGCTCGCACGTGCCGGACGCGCCCGTCTTACGAGCGACTCTCGAGCCGTCGAGCGCGTCTCCGCGGCTGGCTCCCGGCTCGTCGCCGACGCCGGGGGTCTCCGGGCGGTCGCGGGGTGCCGGTTCCTGCCCGTCCCCGCCGACGCCGTCTCGGTGACCGCCGGCGTGTCGGGGGTGGCCCCGCGGCCGTTCCTCGCCGGGACCGCAGTCGGCGAGTTCCCCTGGGTGGTCGCCGGCGTCGCCGTCGGCGTCTCCGCAGATCGACTCGCGAGCGACGAGTTGTCCGTCGCCGATCCCGCCCTGTTCGTCGCGCTCGCGCTCGCCGGCGCGCTCCTGCTCGCGCGACCGCTGTATCGCGCCTGGCGGGACGATCGGGCGACCGCGGACGACGTGCCCCGGACCTGA